One window of the Corticium candelabrum chromosome 7, ooCorCand1.1, whole genome shotgun sequence genome contains the following:
- the LOC134182263 gene encoding nonsense-mediated mRNA decay factor SMG8-like, translating into MCDRFVLPVDTDRDLSPSAEDTVCVVGVVSKNNVASSRLVDQATERPRLLDADASGKGCRLKCSYDAERCVLYVELIRHDDWHVCADREATTWEKKVQEEREYLQALLLLFSICHIVVLFMPQHHIDLSYVKMFKLVGDFRQKIEEDILDFLEQKLDPDVWQTWQDNGCCTIPLLLLVFAETLPISLSSTTTSSKSFAESSNTFEEMRGTRREQPSVKRLISALEDQANTIFNKCGITSGPSALLKLNRRGCVHVLPNESFENALSTVHLVLNILTPSQGQLHCTEDYKSFIDYHTDSVFSSQESQLPNYQSWVSVSSLLYRELLNSSGLARNIPTSFTAVEEFSESLCAKAYNLAIKTYKESLSARFTERDIQLQLAHCRRVYQLNARGPAFGKYLEKLEKESSEMEPLH; encoded by the exons ATGTGCGATCGGTTTGTTTTACCAGTGGACACAGACCGAGATCTCAG TCCGTCAGCCGAAGATACAGTCTGTGTAGTGGGCGTGGTTAGTAAGAACAATGTAGCAAGTAGTCGTCTTGTCGACCAAGCGACAGAAAGACCACGTTTGTTGGACGCTGATGCTAGTGGAAAAGGCTGTAGACTAAAGTGTTCATACGATGCTGAACGTTGTGTGCTGTACGTTGAGCTGATACGTCATGATGATTGGCATGTCTGtgcagacagagaggcaaCAACATGG GAGAAGAAAGTGCAGGAAGAAAGAGAATACTTGCAAGCTCTACTCTTGCTGTTCAGCATCTGCcatattgttgtt TTGTTTATGCCGCAGCATCATATTGATCTCAGTTATGTCAAGATGTTTAAGCTTGTTGGTGACTTCAG GCAGAAGATTGAAGAAGACATCTTGGATTTCTTGGAACAGAAATTAGACCCCGATGTGTGGCAGACATGGCAAGATAATGGTTGCTGCACGATACCATTACTCTTACTTGTATTTGCTGAG ACATTGCCCATTTCTCTTTCAAGTACGACTACGAGTAGCAAAAGTTTT GCAGAGAGTAGCAATACATTTGAAGAAATGCGAGGTACTCGACGAGAACAGCCG tCTGTCAAGCGTCTTATATCGGCTCTTGAAGACCAAGCCAACACAATTTTCAACAAATGTGGCATCACATCAGG ACCTTCAGCTTTGTTGAAATTGAATCGACGTGGTTGTGTTCATGTTCTTCCTAATGAAAGCTTTGAAAATGCCTTGAGTACTGTTCATCTTGTTCTTAATATACTTACCCCATCTCAAG GTCAGTTGCATTGTACTGAAGACTACAAATCTTTTATTGATTACCATACAGACAGTGTTTTCAGCTCTCAAGAGTCGCAG CTTCCAAATTATCAATCATGGGTGTCTGTCAGCTCTCTACTGTATAGAGAGTTGTTGAATTCATCTGGTCTGGCCAGAAATATTCCGACATCTTTCACCGCAGTAGAAGAATTCTCTGAATC tctCTGTGCGAAAGCCTACAATTTGGCAATCAAAACTTACAAAGAGAGTCTGTCTGCAAGATTTACAGAGCGAGACATTCAACTACAA CTGGCTCACTGTAGGCGTGTTTATCAACTCAATGCTCGAGGCCCAGCATTTGGAAAATATCTCGAGAAGCTGGAGAAAGAAAGCAGTGAAATGGAACCACTTCACTGA